Proteins encoded by one window of Podarcis muralis chromosome 11, rPodMur119.hap1.1, whole genome shotgun sequence:
- the GOLM1 gene encoding Golgi membrane protein 1, with protein sequence MVSLGNSRRGMKSPPLLVAALVACIIVLGFNYWIASSRSIDLQNRIMELEGRVRRVAVERGAVEIKKNEFQGELQKQREQIDRIQSLHNFQMENTNKIHMDEKAMLMNNITTNERLIQNLKENLRGLQKECGRLQLDIYRFKKNQTNLQKKITYDMSQCISQMRELKEECEERIEATCKKGSQIPEDTKNSSKILERNDQINIQEPTEFGQGDLTKQGNELQGKHYIPDDSLKLEILKPTPPSIKNVAELDYQREKGTAFAVNEKEPKEEEHSVEQDNLQIVAKLNADNNGLPPEPGMEQKSYEEVKNVLEVAAEKQAGKLAEAMRQQNANQAKADDEEVEREHLLNDELQQDEQETRKTGEFGIKTVNQDNVVDYNLEMNEAESETDKQAALVDNQSNFNVQKLEDPNMQNHLFKLDEEHQQRL encoded by the exons ATGGTGAGCCTAGGAAATAGCCGTCGAGGGATGAAGTCTCCACCCCTCCTAGTCGCGGCACTTGTGGCTTGTATAATAGTTCTGGGATTCAATTACTGGATTGCAAGTTCCCGCAGTATTGATTTGCAG AACCGCATAATGGAGCTAGAAGGAAGAGTCCGCCGGGTGGCTGTAGAACGAGGTGctgtagaaataaaaaaaaatgaattccaaGGAGAGCTGCAGAAGCAGAGGGAACAGATTGACAGAATTCAGAGCCTGCATAACTTCCAGATGGAAAACACTAACAAAATACACATGGATGAGAAG gCAATGCTGATGAATAACATTACAACAAATGAAAGACTCATCCAGAATTTGAAAG AAAACTTGAGAGGTCTGCAGAAGGAATGTGGAAGGCTCCAACTTGACATTTACAGGTTTAAGAAAAACCAGACAAACCTTCAGAAAAAAATTACATATGACAT GTCTCAGTGTATCAGTCAGATGAGGGAACTGAAAGAAGAATGTGAAGAAAGAATAGAGGCCACCTGCAAAAAAGGCAGTCAGATACCAGAAGACACGAAGAATAGTTCGAAAATATTAGAGAGAAATGATCAA ataAATATTCAAGAGCCAACAGAGTTCGGGCAGGGTGACCTGACGAAACAGGGAAATGAACTTCAAGGAAAACATTACATCCCTGATGATTCTTTGAAACTAGAAATCTTAAAGCCAACGCCACCcagcataaaaaatgtggcaGAACTGGATTATCAAAGAGAAAAAG GAACTGCTTTTGCTGTCAACGAAAAGGAACCCAAGGAAGAGGAACACTCTGTTGAACAGGACAACCTACAAATAGTTGCTAAACTTAATGCAGATAATAATGGTCTGCCCCCAGAACCGGGAATGGAACAGAAGTCATATGAAGAAGTTAAAAATGTACTTGAAGTTGCAGCAGAAAAGCAGGCAGGCAAATTGGCAGAAGCTATGCGCCAGCAAAATGCCAATCAAGCAAAAGCAGACGATGAAGAAGTTGAACGAGAGCACCTTTTAAATGATGAGCTGCAGCAGGATGAACAGGAGACCAGAAAGACTG GTGAATTTGGAATCAAAACAGTAAACCAGGATAACGTAGTGGACTACAATTTAGAAATGAACGAGGCGGAATCTGAAACAGATAAGCAAGCTGCTCTTGTTGACAACCAAAGTAACTTTAATG TCCAGAAACTTGAAGATCCCAACATGCAAAACCACTTATTTAAGCTTGACGAAGAACATCAACAGAGGCTGTGA